A window of the Bufo gargarizans isolate SCDJY-AF-19 chromosome 1, ASM1485885v1, whole genome shotgun sequence genome harbors these coding sequences:
- the LOC122925010 gene encoding gastrula zinc finger protein XlCGF26.1-like has translation MLSLSYEAEDEDIMQRSSGENLININVHPGLYSTDLSYNPEPSPHQSQIVTPNTVHKGGERFHYHIGEKSYTCSECGKCFIANSSYVRHKRIHTGDTPYSCSVCGKCFTNKSDFFAHERIHKGEKPFPCLECGKCFTIKSHLVRHERIHKGEKPYSCSECGKCFTDKSSLGRHERCHTGEKPFSCSKCGKFFTNKSYLVRHERSHTGEKPYSCSECGKCFLDKSYLVLHERRNHRRDKPYSCSDCGKCFIIKAKLRDHQRIHSGEKPYSCLECGKCFANKSNLLRHEKSHTGEKPYSCSECGKCFITKPKLRDHQKIHTGEKPYSCSECGKGFITKPKLRNHQRSHTGDKPYSCPECGKCFIFKANFEDHQRIHTGEKPYSCSECGKGFIIKASLKDHQRIHTGEKPYSCSECGKGFISKASFKYHQRSHTGDKPYSCPECMKCFAEKSSLVRHKRIHTGEKSHRR, from the coding sequence ATGTTATCACTAAGTTATGAAGCAGAAGATGAAGATATCATGCagcgctcttcaggagaaaactTAATTAACAttaatgtacatccaggacttTACAGTACAGATCTGTCATATAATCCGGAACCTTCTCCTcaccaatcacagattgttacccCAAATACAGTTCATAAAGGGGGTGAAAGATTTCACTATCATATTGGGGAAAAGTCATAcacctgttcagaatgtgggaagtgctttATAGCTAATTCAAGTTATGTTAGACACAAGAGGATTCACACAGGAGACacaccatattcatgttcagtatgtggaaaatgtttcacAAATAAATCGGATTTTTTTgcgcatgagagaattcacaaaggagagaaaccatttccatgtttagaatgtgggaaatgtttcacaattaaatcacatcttgttagacatgagagaattcacaaaggagagaaaccgtattcatgttcagaatgtgggaaatgttttacagataaatcaagtCTTGGAAGACATgagagatgtcacacaggagaaaagccattttcatgttcaaaatgtgggaaattttttacaaataaatcatATCTAGTTaggcatgagagaagtcacacaggtgagaagccgtattcatgttcagaatgtgggaagtgttttctaGATAAATCATATCTGGTTCTACATGAAAGGAGAAATCACAGAAGAgacaagccatattcatgttcagactgTGGAAAGTGCTTCATTATTAAAGCTAAACTTAGGGATCATCAGAGAATTCActcaggagagaaaccatattcatgtctagaatgtgggaaatgctttgcaAATAAATCAAATCTTCttagacatgagaaaagtcacacaggagagaaaccatattcatgttcagaatgtgggaaatgttttattactAAACCCAAACTTAGAgaccatcagaaaattcacacaggagagaaaccgtattcatgttcagaatgtgggaaaggttTTATTACTAAACCCAAACTTAGAaaccatcagagaagtcacacaggagataaaCCTTATTcttgtccagaatgtgggaaatgttttattttcaaaGCCAATTTTGAAGACcaccagagaattcacacaggagaaaaaccatattcatgttcagagtgtgggaaAGGTTTTATTATTAAAGCCAGTCTTAAAGATCATCAGaggattcacacaggagaaaaaccatattcctgttcagaatgtggaaagggTTTTATTAGTAAAGCCAGTTTTAAAtaccatcagagaagtcacacaggtgaTAAACCATATTCATGCCCAGAATGTATGAAGTGTTTCGCagagaaatcaagtcttgttagacataagagaattcacacaggagagaagtcacacaggagatga